One Calidithermus timidus DSM 17022 genomic window, TGGGGCGGGCCCTGGTGGTCTCGGCGGGCACCGGCACCGCCATGATCGCCGCCCGCGAGGGTAGCTTCGAGCACGTCACCGGCAGCGCGGTCGGGGGCGGCACACTGCTGGGCCTCTCCCGGCTGCTCATCGGCACCGCCGACCCGCTCGAGCTCGCCCGCTTGGCCGAGGCCGGAGACCCCGGCGGCGTGGACTCCACCCTGGCCGACGCCATCGGCGGGGGAATCGGGCACCTGCCGGCTTCGGCCACCGCCGTGAACTTCGGCAAGGTAGCCGAGCTGGAGCACCCCCCCAGCCGAGAGGACATCGCCGCCGGGCTCTTCACCATCGTGGGGCAGGTGATCGGGGTGATCGCGCTCAACGCAGCCAGGGCTGCCGGGCTCGAGCGCATCGTGATCGTGGGCCACCTGCCCGACCTCGAGCCTTTGCGGCAGGCCCTGGAGCGGGTCTGGCAGTTCTACCTCGTCGAACCCCGGCCCCTCATCCCCCCTCACAGCGGCTGGGCCACCGCCTTGGGGGCAGCCCTGAGCCTCGGCGAGGCTTAGAGTTGAGGCATGGAGCTCATCACCAGCGCCGCCAACCCCCGCATCAAAGCCCTTTCGCGGCTGATGGGGCGCCGGGAGCGTGAGCAGGAGGGCCGGCTCCTGATCGAAGGAGCCCGTGAGATCGAGCGAGCCCTGCAGGCGGGTGTCGAACTCGAGCTGCTGCTCGTACGCGACGGCCCGCTGCACCCCGACGAGGAAGCGCTCCACCGCACCCTGACCCATGGCAAAGGTCTCAGGTGCCTCGCCCTGGCCGAGGCCCCGCTCAAGAAGCTCTCCAGCCGCGAGAACCCTGCCGGCCTCATCGCCGTCGCCCGCCTTCCCCGGCGCTCGCTCGAGCAGCTGAGGCTCCCTCCCAACCCCCTAGTGCTCATCGGCGTGGGGCTGGAAAAACCGGGCAACCTCGGCGCCGTCCTCCGCTGCGCCGACGCCGCCGGGGCCCACGCGGTGATCGCGGTGGGGGGCGTGGACCTCTACGGCCCACAGGTAATCCGCAACAGCACCGGGGTGGTGTTCAGTCTGCCCACGGTGGCCGCCTCCGAAGGCGAAGTACTGGACTGGCTGAAGGCTCGAGGCCTCACCCTCGTCGCCGCCACCCCCCACGCCAAGCGGCTGTACTGGGACGTGGACCTGCGGGGCCCGGTCGCCATTGCCGTGGGCCCCGAACACCAGGGCCTGGGCCCCCAGTGGCTCGAGGCCGCCCAGCTCGCCGTGCGCATACCCATGCAAGGCCAGGCCGACAGCCTCAACGTCTCGGTATCGGCGGCCCTGCTGCTCTACGAAGCCCTGCGCCAGCGGTGGGGCAGCGGCATGTGAATATGCATACACTCACAAACTTGACTGTGGAGCACTCAAGTTCATAGCCTTGACCCTTGACAAGCGGGAGTCCGAAGCTAATACTGTGATCTCGGGTTGACACTCTAAACCCATAACTGTCAAAGGAGGAATTATGGCGACCAAAACCGCACTCAAGCCTCTGGGCGACCGTGTTGTGGTCCAGCGCATCGAAGAACAGGCCACCACCAAGGGCGGCATCCTGCTCCCCGACACTGCCAAGGAAAAGCCCCAGAAGGGCAAAGTGATCGCCGTGGGCTCGGGCCGCGTGCTGGACAACGGCACCAAGGTGCCCCTGGAGGTCAAGGAAGGCGACACCGTGGTTTTCGCCAAGTACGGCGGCACCGAGATCGAGATCGACGGCGAGGAGTACATCATCCTCTCCGAACGCGACCTGCTGGCTGTGATCTAAATCGTCGAGGGTCAGGGGCCTGGAGCTAAGAGCCAAACCAGCCCTTGATGCTCACTAAACGCTGTTCGATACGACTGAAAGGAGCTTTGATATGGCTAAGATGCTTGTTTTCGACGAGGCTGCCCGTCGCGCCCTCGAGCGCGGGGCCAACGCCGTGGCCAACGCCGTGAAAGTGACCCTGGGCCCCCGTGGCCGCAACGTGGTGCTGGAGAAGAAGTTCGGCTCCCCCACCATCACCAAGGACGGCGTGTCCGTAGCCAAGGAGATCGAGCTCGAAGATCACCTGGAAAACATCGGGGCCAAGCTCCTCATCGAGATCGCCTCCAAGACCAACGACATCACCGGTGACGGCACCACCACCGCCACCGTGCTGGGCCAGGCCATCGTGCGCGAGGGCCTGAGGAACGTGGCTGCCGGAGCTAACCCGCTGGCCCTGCAGCGCGGCATCAACAAGGCTGTGGACGTGGCGATCAAGGCCATTCGGGAGATGGCTGAGCCGGTCAACGACCGCAAAGCCATCTTCGAGGTGGCCGCGGTATCGGCCAACAACGATCAGGAGATCGGCAACCTGATCGCCGATGCCATGGAGAAGGTGGGCCGCGACGGAGTGATCACCGTCGAGGAGTCCAAGAGCCTCGACACCGAGCTGGACTTCGTGGAGGGGTACCAGTTCGACAAGGGCTACATCTCGCCCTACTTCGTCAACAACCCCGACACCATGGAGGCCAGCCTCGATGATCCTTACATCCTGATCACCGAGAAGAAGGTCTCCAACGTGCGCGAGCTGCTGCCCGTGCTCGAGCAGGTAGCCCAGACCGGCAAGCCCATGCTGATCATCGCCGAGGACGTGGAGGGCGAAGCCCTGGCTACGCTGGTGGTCAACAAGCTGCGCGGCACCCTCAACGTCGCCGCCGTGAAGGCCCCGGGCTTCGGCGACCGCCGCAAGGAGATGCTCAAGGACCTCGCCGCAGTGACCGGCGGCACGGTGATCTCCGAGGAGCTGGGCTTCAAGCTCGAGAACGCCACCCTCTCCATGCTGGGCCGTGCTGAGCGCGTGCGCATCACCAAGGACGAGACCACCGTGGTGGGCGGCAAGGGCAAGAAGGAAGACATCGACGCCCGCATCAACGGCATCAAGAAGGAGCTCGAGACCTCCGACAGCGAGTACGCCAAGGAGAAGCTCCAGGAGCGCCTGGCCAAGCTGGCTGGTGGCGTGGCCGTCATCCGCGTGGGTGCAGCCACCGAGACCGAGCTGAAGGAGAAGAAGCACCGCTACGAGGACGCCCTCTCCACCGCCCGCGCCGCCGTGGAGGAAGGCATCGTGCCCGGTGGCGGTGTGGCCCTGCTGCGCACCGTGCCCGCGGTGAAGAAGCTGCTCGAGCAGCTCGAGGGCGATGAGGCCACCGGCGCCAAGATCGTGCTGCGGGCCCTGGAGGAGCCCGCCCGCCAGATCGCGGCCAACGCCGGCTACGAGGGCAGCGTGGTGGTCAACCAGCTCCTCAGCAAGAACGAGAAGAGCTACGGCTTCAACGCCGCCACCGGTGAGTACGGCGACATGATGGCCTACGGCATCGTCGACCCCGCCAAGGTCACCCGTACCGCCCTGCAGAACGCCGCTTCCATCGGCTCGCTGATCCTCACCACCGAGGCCGTGGTGGCCGAGAAGCCCGAAGAGAAGAAAGCCCCCGCTGCCCCCGCCGGCGGCATGGGTGGCGACATGGACTTCTAAAAAACCTCGCTCACCGGCCCCCTCTTCTCCACCGGAGGAGAGGGGGTACGATGTTAACGCAAGTGTAGCGGCAGGGTTTGTACGATGCACTTCAACTGTGGGAAGCGGCGTGCGCCAGGAAGTCATCACCCAGCTCAGGCAGCACCTCTGGGCGGTGCTCTGCAGGCGCCCGGGCCGGGTGCTGTGGCTGTGGGGCGAAGCCGGGGTGGGCAAGACCTTCACCACCCAGGCCCTGCTGCGGGAGACCCCCTGCCAGAGCCTGAGCCTGCACGCCACCCTTCCCGACAAAGCCCTGCTCCTCTCCCTCCCCCGGCCTCCCAGGCGACCCGCCTGGACCGAGGCCCAGCGTCAGCAGCTCCTGCAGGGCCAGCACCTGCCGGTAGCCACCCTAGCAGCCACCCTGGCAGCCACCCTGAACGCCCTGGCCCCCTTCGTGCTTCACCTCGAGGATCTCCACAAAGCCGGCCCTGAGCGCCTCGAGCTGATCCAAAAGCTTGCCCAAGTCGTCCTGCGCCTGCGGGGGGTGGGGCTTGTGGTCACCAGCCGCGGCGAACCCCTCGAGCCTTTTAAAGGCTACCGCCTCGAGCCTTTGAGCCAGGTGGAGTCGGACCATCTGCTCCAGGCCGAAGCCGCACATGAGCTGCCCCAGGAGGGCCTGGAGTGGGTCTTTTCCCGCGCGCAGGGGAACCCCCTCTTCACGCTGGAGTTCTGGCGCTACCTCTCCCGGCAGGGCTACTTCTGGTCGGACGGCCGGCGCTGGCACTGGAGACAGCCCCCGGATGACTTCGTTCCCGTGAGCGTAGAAGCGCTGATCGCCCGGCTACTCTCTGGGATTGCCGACACCCCAAAGCTGCAAGCCGCCCTGGAGGCGCGGGCCATACTACCCAGCAGGCTCCACGGCGAAACTTTTGAAGCGCTGTGGTCCAGGGTGGCCGGTGTAGATGGCCCAACCCTGGGCCACATCCAGCAGCTTCTATGCCAAAAGGGGGTCTTGCTGCAGGGTCGCTTTGCCCACCCACTGATTCAGGAAGTGGCCGAGCGGGAGATCCCCAGCCTACGCAAGCAGATCTACGCCCGTCGGGCTCTGGCGGCGCTGGCACAGCAGCCTGAAGAGGCAGCTCGCTTCATCGAGATGGCCCACCTGGAACCTGGGGAAGCCCTCAGGCTGCTCGAGGCCGCCGCACAAAGCGCAGAAGCTCGGGGGGACAGGCCGAGCCAGGCTCGGTGGCTGGCGGAGGCGGTGAGGTGGAGCAGCGGCCTCGAGCGGGCCGAGCGCGCATTCAAAGCCGCCCAGCTTCTCAAGGGCACAAACCCCACTCGAGCCATCCAGATGGCCGAAATCGCGGCTTCCGCCACCCCGCCCAACCCGGAGGCGGTGCTGCTGCTGGCCGAGTTGCTGGCGATACAAGGGCACATCCACGAAGCCGAGGCCTCGCTCCGGCAGCTTCCCCCAGCGGAGGATGGCGCGCTTCGTTGGTGGGAGACCCAAATCTACGTCCTGGGCCAGGGTGGTCACTGGCAGCAGGCCGTCGAGCTGTGGGAGCAACGGCCCGACTATCAGGCCAGGGCCAGGCCCCGAACCCACCTCCAGGTGGGCTCCTGCCTGGCCTTCTTGGGTAGGCTTGACGCAGCAGAGCGCATCCTGCGGGAACTGCCCAGCCCCCCTTTGCTACCTCCGGCCCTTCAGCTCACGGCGCTCAACCTCCAGGGGCAGATCCAGAGCTATCGAGGCTGCCATGTCCAGGCGCTGGAAAGCGAGGAGCGCTTCATCGCCTTAGCCAAATCCACGGGCTCGGCACAAGCCGCCATCGCCGGCCTGCTCAATCACGCCAGCACCCATAGCGCTTTGGGGCTGCGTAAGGAGGCCAAAAGCTGCTTACAAGAGGCCAGAACCCTCGCCATGCAGTCGGGGGAAACCATGCGCTACGCGGTCGTCCAGCTTCGCCTGGCCGACATGCTGGCCGACGAGGGTGAATTCGAGCAGGCCGAGGTGCTGATGCTCGAGGCTCAAGGCCTGCTGTACCAGCACCATCAGGTTCAGTGGCAGGCCGAGAGCCACCTCAAGCTGGCCCGCCTCTACCTGACCTGGCAGCCGCCGCACGGCCCCATCCTGGCACACAAACACGCCCAGGCCGCGCGCGAGCTGGCCCAGGAGAACCAAGACGCCAAGTTCCTGGCCTCGAGCCTGGCCTACTTGAGCCGGGCTCACAGCCAGCTCGGCAACCCCTCGGCAGCGTTGGAGGTCGCGCAGGAGTGCCTAGCCCTGTGCAGCGGCGAGGGCGGCAAGCAGGCCGATGCCTACTTTGCCTACGGCCTGGCCCTGGAGGCCAATGGGCGTCTGGCCGAAGCCCTCGAGGCTATCCAGGCGGCTTCCGCCGGACAACAAGAACGCAAACTGGCCGAACGCTTCGCCCTGGAAGCAGACCGCATCACCGGCAACCTCGAGGAAGCCCGCAGGCGCTACGATTGGTTCGTATCCCAGGGCCTGCTGGGGCCGGCCAAGCTGGCTTTGCGCTACTTCCCAGCGCTGGCCAGCCCGTCCCAGCCGCCGCATGAAATTGCCTCCCAAGGTGGGCTCTGTCTCAAAGTGCTGGGTGCGGTGGAACTCGAGCAAAGCGGCCAGCCCATCACCTACCGGGGCAAGAAGCGCCTGGAGCTGCTGTGCTACTTGCTCGAGGCCCGCATCGCCGGAAGAACCGAGGTGAGCTCCCTCGAGCTAGTCGACGTGTTCTACCCCACGGCAGAGGAAAGCAGGGCCCGCGCCACGCTCAAGCAACAGGTTCATCTCATCCGCATGACCCTGGGGCCCGAAGCCATCCGGAGCACCCCGAGCGGCTACGCCCTCGGAGCCATCCGCTCCGATGCCGAGGAGTTTTTGCAAAGCAGGGATGCTCACTTGTGGCGCGGGCCCTACCTCGAGCGCCTGGCGGAAGGCTGGCACGGCGGCGTGCGCGAGGCGCTGACCCAGGCCCTGTATGCCGGGGCCAGGGCCTTGCTGGAGCGTGAGCCCAAAGAGGCCTCCCGGCTGGCCCAGATCCTGCTCGAGATGGAACCCTACGACACCAGCTTCTTGCAGCTCAGCCTGCAAGCTACCCGGCGCTCCGGAAGCCTCAAGGCCGTTACCCGGTTGTACAAAGCGGCCCAGGAGCGCTTTTTGGAGGTAGGCGAGGCTCTGCCGGGGCTCGAGGCTTTCCTCTAGGCAGCTTCTCCTCCAACCTGAAGCATCTATAGGAAAGTTACCGATAGTACACCGTCGCATAACCCGGATTCGCGGGGAGGGTAGGGTGGTTTAGCTCTCGACCATATTTGACCGGCTTTTGACCAGGCCTCCCCCAGGCTAGACCCCAAGGCTGAATTGAGACCTGAGGGGCGCAGGGGAAGGAGAGCGGTCATGGATAAGCCGGTTTCATCAGGTGAAGCCAGTCAGGGCTTTTCGCCAGATTGGCCGGGCATCTATGCGGGGCAGATCGGTGGGGTGGACTGCACCCTCGAGCTGAAACTCGACCCCCAAGGAAAGCTGCACGGGTACTTCAGCAGCGGGGAGGAGCGCCTCGAGGTGCAAGGGGTCACCCCTGAGCTCGGCGGGGGCATTCGGGGGCTTCTGAGAGCGCTCGGCGAGCCCACCGCCATCGCCATCTTCCGGGCTTCGCTCGAGGGCGAGAAGCTGCTGCTGGAGATGGACGTGCCCGACCCCGACGAGCCGGACTTCTCGGGGGCCGAGCAGGTCTGGCTGATCCGTCTCGAGGCGCTTCCTCACGTCAATGCGGTAGCGCTCGAGTCTGGCTGGGGAATGGGGGTGGTTCTGCTGCACTAACGATTGGTTTCGGCATCTGGAGAGGAAACACAGCTTTGTAGACGCTCCTCACTCGTGGAAGTAAGAAGCGTTGGAGCGAGCACACAAGGGAGAAAACCATGGCAAGGATCGCACTAAGCATTCCCAGAGTCCGCTGCGTAGACGAGACCGGCGGTAGTTGGGCGGAAAAGTTTGGTAACGATGAAATCTACCTGGGGGCGGTGCTCGCCCTCATCAACGCCAACAAGTCTGTCGCCGTCACCACCTCAGGCTCCAAGCTGGTGGGCAACAACTTCGATAGCAGCGAGACGGTGCACTGGATGCGCGACCTGGTGATCCAGGACTTAGGTGACCCCTTGGTCTACCCCTACCCCAAGGTGGTGGTGGCCTCGTTGGTGCTGGCCGAGCACGATACCGGGAATGGTCGCAACGATTTTCTCGAGCGCCTGGCCAACGACCTTCGGGCCAAGCTAAACCCGGCAGCCCTGGATGCAGCGCTGGGACGGGTGGGGGGCGGCACCGTTCGGCGGGGTGGGGGTGGAACCCTGACTCCATCCGTACCGCGCGGTACGGTACTTGGCTCAAGCGAGACCTCTGCAACGTCGGCGCCTGCTCTAAATCCCCAGGCCTTCGACCTGATCAAGGGTTTTGCGGCGGAAAAGGTTAAGGAGGTCGGCAACTACCTTATTTCCACCTTCTCGAGCTGGATGGGCGACGACATCTTCCCGCCCGCCGTGAAGGTGCTCGACATCCCCAGCCCGGATCATAGCTGGAACGGGCAGCGGATGACCCCCGAGGAGGACGTGGAGTTTGTGGGACACAAGGGCAAATATCGGGTAACCATGTACTGGGCTATGGACTGAGCCTTAAGGCAGTGCAAATGTGCCCCTGTGCGGGGGCTCGAGGAAGATATGAAAAAGCTGGGTTGCTACGGAATGGTACTGCTGCTGCTGTGCTTGGCGGCTTGTGGAGGCGCCGGAGGCAATGGCTCGAGCGCCGCCTACTGGGACAGCGCAAAGTGGGACGAAGCCAAATGGCAGTAGAGGAGGTTTCTGTGCAACACAACAAACTTTTTCTGGTGGGGGCTGTATTGACGGCAGGGGGGTTGTTTGGCTTGGCGGTAGGCGACCTGCTTACCTTCAAAGCCGGAGACCCCATCAAGTCGGCAGAGGTCAATGCTAACTTCAGCACCCTCAAAGCCGCAGTGCAGTCCCTGGAGGCCCCCATCGGGGTCTCGCGCCTGGCTGTGGAGGGCACCCCCGCCGATGGCAAGGTCTTGAAGCTCCAGGGTTCCAGCCTGACCTGGGCCGACGACATCGTAGGCAGCCCTGGCACGAGCTACACCGCCGATGGCACCAGCCTCCAGCTTGTGGGCACCACCTTCTCGGTTAAAGACGGCGGCGTGGGGAATGCCAAGCTTGCAGACGGTGCGGTTACCGCCAGCAAAATCTCGCTTCCCTTGAGTCTCAGCAGTTCTAGTGCAACCGCCCTCTCGATAGTCAATACTGCTGGCAACGCCCTCAGCAGCGTGAGCAGCGGCGGGGGTATCGGGGTGCTGGGGCGCAGCACCGCTCGAGGTATCGTGGGTACGCAGGGTGATCCGGGTCTGTCGTGCGCCGGCACCTTTGGGGTGGGCGGGTGCGCCGAGAGCAGCGGTGTTGGGGTTTTGGGGCGCAGTGTAAGCGGCAATGGAGTGCGCGGCATTAGTGACACCGGCAGCGCACTCTACGGCGATAGCGGGCTGGGTATCGGGGTGTGGGGGAACAGCACCACCCGAGGCGTTGTGGGCACCCTGGGGGGAACCTCCTGTGCCGGAACGTATGCGGTAGGCGGCTGTGCCGCTAGCGGGGTCGGGGTGTTCGGCAGCAGCTCGGGCAACGATGCGGTGGTGGGGGTCTCTACCAGTCCTGACCACGCGGCTGTTGCGGGATCCAATACGGGGGGCGGTTTCGCGGCCTACTTCGAGGCGGGCACGGCGGTCTGCTCCTTCAAAGCGGGCACTACCGGCTGGACCTGCTCCTCCGACCGAAACCTCAAAGAGAACTTCGAGCCGGTGGACGCAACAAAGGTTTTGGAAGCGGTGGCCAAAATGCCCATCACCACCTGGAACATGAAAGGCTCCAAGACCCGCCAGATGGGCCCCTCGGCACAGGATTTCTACGCTGCTTTTAGGTTGGGTGACGGCGATAAGAGCATCAACACCACCGATGCGCAAGGGGTGGCGCTGGCGGCCATTCAGGGCTTGAACACCAAACTGGAAGCCCAAAACAGGGCCCTCGAGGCCCGGGTGCAGGAGCTGGAGCTTCAACTTGCAACCCTTCACTCGCTGCAAGCCGAAGTTGCGGCCCTAAAAACCCAGATCAAGCGATAAGGATTGCATGCGTCGGTTCTGCACAACTGCGCCGAGCCGGTAATGGCCCCGGCCTTGTCGAAGGCCAAAAACAGGGCGTACTCGGCCACGCGTGGGGTGAGCTACGACCCCAACGAACCCAGCTACCAGCTCGCCTGCTCCCGCATGGTCTGGAAGGACGGGAGCACCACCCTGGGCACGGGTTGTGATCTTGCGATGAGCTTCGCCTCCAACGGCCCCCGCACCCTCACCCTCACCGGCACCGACTCCCACGGCGCTAGCGCCAGCGCCTCCGTGAACATCAGCGTGGTCGACCCGCCCGCCAACCTGCCCCCTGTGGTCGACATCACCAGCCCCCAGAATGGCATCACCATCGGGCCCGACCAGGTGGTCAAGCTCTCCGGAAGCGCCACCGACCCCGAAGGCGAGGCAGTCACGCTGGCCTGGGACGTGACCACCGGCTACGACCCGAACACCGGGCAGGGCGCCAACACCTACCCCGTCACCCCCGCGTCCAATGGCGACTGGAGGCCCATCGACAGCATCCCCTACAGCACTTGCGAGGTCAACGACACCCTGCGCCTGCGGCTCAAGGCCAAAGACCCGCAGAACAACGAGGGTTCCGACTTCATCGTCCTCCAGGTGCTGCGGATTTGCTGAAGGGCTAGCGAGGAACTTTGGATTCCCACTGCGCCAGGGCCTCGAGCGCGGGCTTGAGGCCCCGGCCACGTTCGGTGAGGGCGTAGTCCACGCGGGGTGGAACCTCGTTGTACTCGGTGCGGCTGATCAGGCGCAGCTCCTCGAGTTCTTTCAGGCGCAAGGAAAGGGTGCGGGGAGGGAGGTTGGTGAGCTGTTGCAATACGCCAAAGCGCAGTGGGCCGCCCTGCAAACTGTGCAGGATGGTGAAAACCCCCTTGTGCCCCATCAGCTCGAGCAGTTGCTCCACAGGGCGCTCGGCAGATTTTAGCATGGGATCAAGCTACACCCGCTACACTTCAACTGTTGTACGAATACCTACAAAGCGTAGGAAGTTATAAGATGAGTGAACCAGGAGCAATCTGAACCAGGATCAGGCAACTGCTTCCTTGAGGAATCGCCGGCTCCAACGGTCGATGGCCTCGACCACCTCCTGCAGGGCCCGACCGGCCTCGGTCAAAGCGTAGCTGGTGCGGGGAGGCATGGTGGAGTGGACGGTCTTCTCGAGGATGCCCAGCCCCACCAGCTTTTCCACCCGCTGGGCCAAAGTCGCCGGGTTGCAACCGCCTACCGCCCGCGAGAGCTCGTTGAAACCCTTGGGGCCATCGAGGAGGCTGCGGATGATGTGCAGGGTCCACTTTTCCTGCAAGATGTTGATCGCCTCGTGCACTGGGCAAAAGGCGCGATGGCCGGGGTCGTGGGGTAGGTTGGCCATAGTCGACTTAGCATAGCACATTTTGCTTTGTCGATCTAATCACTTGACAAATCAAAGCGCTCTATATTACGATCCGATTTAGGCGATGAAGCACGCAATTCGCCGACACGAGGAGAGCAAATATGCAGTGGAACCTGGACCCCAGCCACACCACCGTAGCTTTTGCCGTCAAGCACATGGGCATCTTCACCGTCCGCGGCCAGTTCAAAAAGGTGCGCGGCAGCGTCGAGGCCGATGAGCAGGGCAGGCCCAGCAAAATCGAGGTGAGCATCGACGCTAGCAGCATCGAGACCGGCGAGCCCCAGCGCGACGGGCATCTGCGCTCCGCCGATTTCCTCAACGCCGAGCAGTATCCCGAGCTGCGCTTCGTCAGCAGCAGCATCGAGGCCCTGGGCTCCAACCGCTACCGCATCCTGGGCGACCTCACCATTCGCGACGTGACCAAGCCGGTAGCCCTCGAGGCCGAGCTCACCCCCGTGGTCAAGGACCCCTGGGGCCTGACCCGCGTGGGCGCCAGTGCCGAGGGCAAGCTCAACCGCAAGGACTGGGGCCTGAGCTGGAACCAGGTGCTCGAGATGGGCCATCTGCTCGTAGGTGAGGAGGTCAGGTTCAACATCGAGGTCGAGGCGGTAGTTCCCGCCCCGGTTCAGGCTGGCTAAGAATTCTTCCCCGTATTTATATAGGCCTCCCAGCACGCTGGGGGCCATTGTGTTTCTGGCCGAATGCTGCGCTCATCTGGCCGTGTATGGTGAATCCCAGGAGCCTATTCCAATGAACCAGCTTATCCGCCTTCAACTGGGATTGTCGCTGATAGGACTGCTGCTGCTGGCAAGCCAGGAGAGCCGCGCCGCCGATGCCGTTCCCGGCTATCGCAGCACTT contains:
- a CDS encoding TrmH family RNA methyltransferase; the encoded protein is MELITSAANPRIKALSRLMGRREREQEGRLLIEGAREIERALQAGVELELLLVRDGPLHPDEEALHRTLTHGKGLRCLALAEAPLKKLSSRENPAGLIAVARLPRRSLEQLRLPPNPLVLIGVGLEKPGNLGAVLRCADAAGAHAVIAVGGVDLYGPQVIRNSTGVVFSLPTVAASEGEVLDWLKARGLTLVAATPHAKRLYWDVDLRGPVAIAVGPEHQGLGPQWLEAAQLAVRIPMQGQADSLNVSVSAALLLYEALRQRWGSGM
- the groES gene encoding co-chaperone GroES, which codes for MATKTALKPLGDRVVVQRIEEQATTKGGILLPDTAKEKPQKGKVIAVGSGRVLDNGTKVPLEVKEGDTVVFAKYGGTEIEIDGEEYIILSERDLLAVI
- the groL gene encoding chaperonin GroEL (60 kDa chaperone family; promotes refolding of misfolded polypeptides especially under stressful conditions; forms two stacked rings of heptamers to form a barrel-shaped 14mer; ends can be capped by GroES; misfolded proteins enter the barrel where they are refolded when GroES binds) encodes the protein MAKMLVFDEAARRALERGANAVANAVKVTLGPRGRNVVLEKKFGSPTITKDGVSVAKEIELEDHLENIGAKLLIEIASKTNDITGDGTTTATVLGQAIVREGLRNVAAGANPLALQRGINKAVDVAIKAIREMAEPVNDRKAIFEVAAVSANNDQEIGNLIADAMEKVGRDGVITVEESKSLDTELDFVEGYQFDKGYISPYFVNNPDTMEASLDDPYILITEKKVSNVRELLPVLEQVAQTGKPMLIIAEDVEGEALATLVVNKLRGTLNVAAVKAPGFGDRRKEMLKDLAAVTGGTVISEELGFKLENATLSMLGRAERVRITKDETTVVGGKGKKEDIDARINGIKKELETSDSEYAKEKLQERLAKLAGGVAVIRVGAATETELKEKKHRYEDALSTARAAVEEGIVPGGGVALLRTVPAVKKLLEQLEGDEATGAKIVLRALEEPARQIAANAGYEGSVVVNQLLSKNEKSYGFNAATGEYGDMMAYGIVDPAKVTRTALQNAASIGSLILTTEAVVAEKPEEKKAPAAPAGGMGGDMDF
- a CDS encoding AAA family ATPase yields the protein MGSGVRQEVITQLRQHLWAVLCRRPGRVLWLWGEAGVGKTFTTQALLRETPCQSLSLHATLPDKALLLSLPRPPRRPAWTEAQRQQLLQGQHLPVATLAATLAATLNALAPFVLHLEDLHKAGPERLELIQKLAQVVLRLRGVGLVVTSRGEPLEPFKGYRLEPLSQVESDHLLQAEAAHELPQEGLEWVFSRAQGNPLFTLEFWRYLSRQGYFWSDGRRWHWRQPPDDFVPVSVEALIARLLSGIADTPKLQAALEARAILPSRLHGETFEALWSRVAGVDGPTLGHIQQLLCQKGVLLQGRFAHPLIQEVAEREIPSLRKQIYARRALAALAQQPEEAARFIEMAHLEPGEALRLLEAAAQSAEARGDRPSQARWLAEAVRWSSGLERAERAFKAAQLLKGTNPTRAIQMAEIAASATPPNPEAVLLLAELLAIQGHIHEAEASLRQLPPAEDGALRWWETQIYVLGQGGHWQQAVELWEQRPDYQARARPRTHLQVGSCLAFLGRLDAAERILRELPSPPLLPPALQLTALNLQGQIQSYRGCHVQALESEERFIALAKSTGSAQAAIAGLLNHASTHSALGLRKEAKSCLQEARTLAMQSGETMRYAVVQLRLADMLADEGEFEQAEVLMLEAQGLLYQHHQVQWQAESHLKLARLYLTWQPPHGPILAHKHAQAARELAQENQDAKFLASSLAYLSRAHSQLGNPSAALEVAQECLALCSGEGGKQADAYFAYGLALEANGRLAEALEAIQAASAGQQERKLAERFALEADRITGNLEEARRRYDWFVSQGLLGPAKLALRYFPALASPSQPPHEIASQGGLCLKVLGAVELEQSGQPITYRGKKRLELLCYLLEARIAGRTEVSSLELVDVFYPTAEESRARATLKQQVHLIRMTLGPEAIRSTPSGYALGAIRSDAEEFLQSRDAHLWRGPYLERLAEGWHGGVREALTQALYAGARALLEREPKEASRLAQILLEMEPYDTSFLQLSLQATRRSGSLKAVTRLYKAAQERFLEVGEALPGLEAFL
- a CDS encoding tail fiber domain-containing protein; its protein translation is MQHNKLFLVGAVLTAGGLFGLAVGDLLTFKAGDPIKSAEVNANFSTLKAAVQSLEAPIGVSRLAVEGTPADGKVLKLQGSSLTWADDIVGSPGTSYTADGTSLQLVGTTFSVKDGGVGNAKLADGAVTASKISLPLSLSSSSATALSIVNTAGNALSSVSSGGGIGVLGRSTARGIVGTQGDPGLSCAGTFGVGGCAESSGVGVLGRSVSGNGVRGISDTGSALYGDSGLGIGVWGNSTTRGVVGTLGGTSCAGTYAVGGCAASGVGVFGSSSGNDAVVGVSTSPDHAAVAGSNTGGGFAAYFEAGTAVCSFKAGTTGWTCSSDRNLKENFEPVDATKVLEAVAKMPITTWNMKGSKTRQMGPSAQDFYAAFRLGDGDKSINTTDAQGVALAAIQGLNTKLEAQNRALEARVQELELQLATLHSLQAEVAALKTQIKR
- a CDS encoding winged helix-turn-helix transcriptional regulator, which translates into the protein MLKSAERPVEQLLELMGHKGVFTILHSLQGGPLRFGVLQQLTNLPPRTLSLRLKELEELRLISRTEYNEVPPRVDYALTERGRGLKPALEALAQWESKVPR
- a CDS encoding winged helix-turn-helix transcriptional regulator — encoded protein: MANLPHDPGHRAFCPVHEAINILQEKWTLHIIRSLLDGPKGFNELSRAVGGCNPATLAQRVEKLVGLGILEKTVHSTMPPRTSYALTEAGRALQEVVEAIDRWSRRFLKEAVA
- a CDS encoding YceI family protein; amino-acid sequence: MQWNLDPSHTTVAFAVKHMGIFTVRGQFKKVRGSVEADEQGRPSKIEVSIDASSIETGEPQRDGHLRSADFLNAEQYPELRFVSSSIEALGSNRYRILGDLTIRDVTKPVALEAELTPVVKDPWGLTRVGASAEGKLNRKDWGLSWNQVLEMGHLLVGEEVRFNIEVEAVVPAPVQAG